A genome region from Penaeus chinensis breed Huanghai No. 1 chromosome 22, ASM1920278v2, whole genome shotgun sequence includes the following:
- the LOC125037220 gene encoding trithorax group protein osa-like isoform X3 has product MEVLDGRPAPSSPDHSDPQAHLNMGGVSPAEGPTPPAPPPPPPQQQPQPDGYWNMHLEVLSKLKGEGKDWYEGDSLDGLGQAGALKQEPDPYAPYSHLHQHHPMTPESMHGPSLNGPHNGPHNGPHNGPLTGPHNGSHMGYPPLQQQTQQHQHYQGYQSHPGMGDMSPMSPNYQGHPRPPPHPQQHMNQQHMGPQHMGQYPDQQHMGHPHPGQYPGQPMGGHMGQGLPGQGHPGHEGPPGREGDPYSFVDEYSGPPPRPVEEILGQTQPKRRGRKPKHIKLMENGAVPWYDDCSVHATTAAGVHETPDAISISGDPLAIAAAQAAHEAKKRKWKQLGPDGKPVLSVVKQRKKVDRFDGIPEDEVTKKTLPDHLGPNLDIVIIGINPGLFAAYKGHHYAGPGNHFLTCTNQGKCLYLSGLIPEPLTSEDDFRLLEHGIGFTNIVARTTRGSADLTRKEIKEGGQILLSKLQQFQPRIAVFNGKGIYEIFSGKKEFTFGRQPEKIEGTRTHVWVMPSSSARCAQLPRALDKVPFYTALRKFRDFIKGTLDELNEEEITFVNVKAKSYKMEHSEKQEHGCEGQPGEVCPTSDPLSSPIDGDSMLTIKEEPDVSTKLEGDVDEDEISKNMPKTLFNLNGMTREQLDCMDCPTIPIRKKRGRPKKTPDDPNAPPRPRPRPMNMDPLLFNGEEPIKKKRGRPKKVLEDGTIPPPKRPGRKPKALKEMLAAQQPPLPHLQQHPQHPQPHQPHQPHQPHQPHQPHQPHQPHQQHQPQPHPQHQQHPQHQQLSQQQQLSQQQQLSQQQSLSQQQPPQPVGMTHMNGMMSPTGFSPNPGAQTFSPQYGGHTPVHGGGSLTPNHNTGNQTPGHTAAMLPRGPTPQQQFGQSPGYSPGPVSSQLQQQQQSQQQHRATPYSQADTPSELKVEEEHHLGLSSPPGSPLMAQPDFEPPSSMPEGDMSIGASDTQSSTALTPGHQEDGKTSVPLNSRDQPQLTPTMPGQFSNPTTPVDGSSYQNYPSYPSNASHSPSMVKPAVHPGQSPTLVNKGDIASKSLSGLESLVDQIPSLNEHETSSQHSAHSNSAPCSNPTTPGPPAGSAPFSPGHVPPTSSYQSYPGVSSSGASAYSTSHYGSPQSSHPYSPHYSSNSTNLSTNFSVSSLANSSISTTMSYSSAYDLGSPQASTSSFSVSSLTSSAPAPSPSMYSQSYSPAPPTAPGPPPSHSSYPDIMSPSMLAPTPPMGSSFMGSPSLMSSPTPMSSSMGSSSMGPMGALHSSMGMAGSQLPYPYSQYSEAAPGYPPPGHSTFPYPPTAPGFHVPSPRFPYPSPYANSPYTQGYSQNAVLERIKQTSMGMGFGGF; this is encoded by the exons ATGGAGGTGTTGGACGGCCGCCCAGCTCCCTCTAGCCCGGACCACAGCGACCCTCAAGCGCACCTCAATAT GGGCGGTGTGAGTCCCGCAGAGGGtcccactccccctgcccccccgccgccgccgccacagcAGCAGCCTCAACCCGACGGCTACTGGAATATGCACCTCGAGGTGCTCAG CAAGTTGAAGGGTGAGGGTAAGGACTGGTATGAGGGAGACAGCCTGGATGGTCTAGGACAGGCCGGTGCCCTAAAGCAAGAACCGGACCCGTATGCTCCTTACtctcacctccaccaacaccaccccatGACCCCAGAATCCATGCATGGACCCTCACTCAATGGACCACACAACGGACCACATAATGGACCACATAACGGACCACTCACTGGGCCTCACAACGGATCTCACATGGGGTACCCGCCTCTCCAGCAGCAGACCCAGCAGCATCAGCACTATCAGGGCTACCAGAGTCACCCTGGGATGGGGGACATGTCTCCCATGTCGCCCAACTACCAGGGGCACCCGAGACCTCCGCCTCACCCACAGCAGCACATGAACCAGCAGCACATGGGTCCGCAACATATGGGTCAGTACCCTGACCAGCAGCATATGGGTCACCCACACCCTGGCCAATACCCAGGCCAGCCCATGGGAGGTCACATGGGCCAGGGCTTGCCAGGTCAGGGCCACCCGGGTCACGAAGGACCCCCGGGTCGGGAAGGAGACCCATACAGCTTTGTGGACGAGTACAGCGGTCCACCTCCCAGACCGGTCGAGGAGATTCTTGGTCAGACGCAGCCCAAGAGAAGAGGGCGTAAACCAAAGCACATAAAGCTTATGGAAAATGG TGCTGTGCCGTGGTATGATGACTGCAGTGTGCACGCCACGACAGCTGCAGGGGTACACGAAACACCTGATGCAATCAGTATAAG TGGGGATCCATTAGCAATAGCTGCTGCTCAAGCTGCCCACGAAGCCAAGAAGCGCAAGTGGAAGCAATTAGGACCCGACGGCAAACCAGTCCTGTCGGTGGTCAAACAGCGGAAAAAAGTTGACCGATTTGATGGTATCCCGGAGGACGAAGTGACCAAGAAGACGTTACCCGACCACCTAGGACCTAACCTGGATATAGTCATT ATTGGAATAAATCCAGGTTTATTTGCGGCTTACAAGGGACACCATTATGCTGGCCCAGGAAACCACTTTT TGACCTGCACCAACCAAG GGAAATGCTTATACCTGTCTGGCCTGATCCCCGAGCCACTTACTTCCGAGGATGACTTCCGATTACTGGAACATGGAATCGGCTTTACCAACATTGTTGCTCGTACAACAAGGGGCTCGGCAGATCTTACACGCAAGGAAATTAAAGaag GTGGACAGATATTATTGTCAAAATTGCAGCAGTTCCAGCCAAGAATTGCAGTCTTCAATGGTAAAGGCATTTATGAAATCTTTTCTGGGAAAAAGGAGTTCACCTTTGGCAGACAACCAGAAAAGATTGAGGGAACACGCACA catGTATGGGTGATGCCCTCGTCCTCGGCTCGATGTGCTCAGCTGCCCAGAGCCCTTGACAAGGTCCCGTTCTACACTGCTCTGAGGAAGTTCCGCGACTTCATCAAAGGAACCCTAGACGAGCTGAACGAGGAGGAGATTACCTTTGTGAACGTGAAAGCAAAGTCTTACAAAATGGAACATAGTGAGAAGCAGGAACATGGGTGTGAGGGGCAGCCCGGGGAGGTCTGTCCCACGTCTGACCCATTGAGCTCACCCATAGACGGAGACAGCATGTTGACCATCAAGGAGGAGCCTGACGTTTCCACCAAGCTTGAGGGTGACGTGGATGAGGACGAAATTAGTAAAAACATGCCCAAGACGCTCTTCAACCTGAATGGGATGACCAGAGAGCAGTTAGACTGTATGGACTGTCCCACAATACCCATCAGGAAAAAGCGTGGAAGGCCTAAGAAGACCCCAGATGATCCTAATGCTCCACCCCGTCCTCGGCCACGTCCGATGAACATGGATCCACTGCTGTTCAATGGTGAGGAGCCCatcaagaagaagagagggaggccgAAGAAGGTCCTGGAGGATGGGACGATACCCCCTCCCAAGCGACCAGGTCGAAAGCCGAAGGCGCTCAAGGAAATGCTTGCTGCTCAACAGCCGCCGCTTCCGCATTTACAGCAGCATCCCCAGCACCCACAGCCCCATCAGCCACATCAGCCCCATCAGCCGCATCAGCCCCATCAGCCGCATCAGCCCCATCAACCACATCAGCAACACCAGCCACAACCACATCCACAACACCAGCAACACCCACAACACCAACAACTAAGTCAGCAGCAACAACTAAGTCAACAGCAACAATTAAGTCAACAACAATCACTAAGTCAACAACAGCCTCCACAACCAGTGGGGATGACGCATATGAATGGCATGATGTCCCCAACGGGCTTTAGTCCCAACCCAGGTGCTCAGACTTTCTCTCCCCAGTATGGAGGCCACACCCCAGTGCATGGCGGAGGGAGCCTCACCCCCAACCACAATACTGGCAATCAGACCCCAGGTCACACTGCAGCCATGTTACCAAGAGGGCCTACACCCCAGCAGCAGTTTGGCCAGTCACCTGGTTACTCCCCTGGTCCAGTGAGCAGTCAGCtccagcagcagcaacagagTCAGCAGCAGCACAGAGCAACACCTTACAGCCAAGCTGACACACCATCAGAACTCAAGGTGGAAGAAGAACACCATTTAGGTCTGTCTTCTCCTCCTGGATCACCACTGATGGCCCAGCCGGATTTCGAGCCTCCTAGCAGTATGCCAGAAGGAGACATGTCTATTGGTGCTTCAGACACACAGAGCTCAACAGCCCTAACCCCAGGTCATCAGGAGGACGGGAAGACGTCTGTACCATTAAACTCTAGGGACCAGCCTCAGCTCACGCCAACTATGCCTGGCCAGTTCTCAAACCCTACAACCCCTGTTGATGGCAGTTCTTACCAGAACTACCCTTCTTATCCTTCCAATGCATCACATTCACCATCGATGGTCAAGCCTGCAGTACATCCTGGACAGTCTCCAACCTTGGTGAATAAGGGAGATATAGCGTCAAAGAGCTTGTCGGGCCTGGAGTCATTAGTGGACCAGATACCAAGCTTAAATGAGCATGAGACAAGCAGCCAACATTCTGCTCACTCTAACTCTGCCCCTTGTTCCAACCCAACCACTCCTGGCCCTCCTGCGGGGTCCGCCCCGTTCAGTCCTGGCCATGTTCCGCCCACCTCCTCTTATCAGAGCTACCCAGGGGTCAGCAGCTCAGGAGCTTCAGCATACTCCACCTCTCACTATGGCTCCCCACAGTCCTCACACCCATACTCCCCACACTACAGCTCCAACAGTACAAACCTCAGTACAAATTTCAGTGTGAGCTCACTGGCCAATAGCAGCATTAGTACGACTATGTCTTATAGCAGTGCTTATGATCTGGGGTCACCGCAAGCGTCGACCAGCTCATTTAGTGTGTCATCGTTGACGAGCAGTGCCCCTGCCCCCTCACCCTCCATGTACAGCCAGTcctattctcctgctcctccaacTGCTCCTGGGCCACCACCTTCTCACTCATCATACCCAGATATTATGAGCCCCTCCATGTTGGCTCCCACTCCTCCCATGGGCTCATCATTTATGGGATCCCCCAGTTTGATGAGTTCACCCACACCAATGAGCTCAAGTATGGGTAGCTCCTCAATGGGACCCATGGGTGCTCTACACTCCTCTATGGGAATGGCAGGGTCACAGCTACCATACCCATATTCACAATATAGTGAAGCTGCCCCTGGATACCCCCCTCCTGGGCACTCCACGTTCCCgtaccctcccacagctcctggGTTCCATGTTCCCTCCCCCCGCTTCCCCTACCCGTCCCCCTACGCTAACTCCCCCTATACTCAAGGCTACTCCCAGAATGCCGTGCTGGAGCGCATCAAGCAGACCAGTATGGGTATGGGCTTTGGGGGATTTTAA
- the LOC125037220 gene encoding trithorax group protein osa-like isoform X4 — protein sequence MEVLDGRPAPSSPDHSDPQAHLNMGGVSPAEGPTPPAPPPPPPQQQPQPDGYWNMHLEVLSKLKGEGKDWYEGDSLDGLGQAGALKQEPDPYAPYSHLHQHHPMTPESMHGPSLNGPHNGPHNGPHNGPLTGPHNGSHMGYPPLQQQTQQHQHYQGYQSHPGMGDMSPMSPNYQGHPRPPPHPQQHMNQQHMGPQHMGQYPDQQHMGHPHPGQYPGQPMGGHMGQGLPGQGHPGHEGPPGREGDPYSFVDEYSGPPPRPVEEILGQTQPKRRGRKPKHIKLMENGAVPWYDDCSVHATTAAGVHETPDAISISGDPLAIAAAQAAHEAKKRKWKQLGPDGKPVLSVVKQRKKVDRFDGIPEDEVTKKTLPDHLGPNLDIVIIGINPGLFAAYKGHHYAGPGNHFWKCLYLSGLIPEPLTSEDDFRLLEHGIGFTNIVARTTRGSADLTRKEIKEGGQILLSKLQQFQPRIAVFNGKGIYEIFSGKKEFTFGRQPEKIEGTRTHVWVMPSSSARCAQLPRALDKVPFYTALRKFRDFIKGTLDELNEEEITFVNVKAKSYKMEHSEKQEHGCEGQPGEVCPTSDPLSSPIDGDSMLTIKEEPDVSTKLEGDVDEDEISKNMPKTLFNLNGMTREQLDCMDCPTIPIRKKRGRPKKTPDDPNAPPRPRPRPMNMDPLLFNGEEPIKKKRGRPKKVLEDGTIPPPKRPGRKPKALKEMLAAQQPPLPHLQQHPQHPQPHQPHQPHQPHQPHQPHQPHQPHQQHQPQPHPQHQQHPQHQQLSQQQQLSQQQQLSQQQSLSQQQPPQPVGMTHMNGMMSPTGFSPNPGAQTFSPQYGGHTPVHGGGSLTPNHNTGNQTPGHTAAMLPRGPTPQQQFGQSPGYSPGPVSSQLQQQQQSQQQHRATPYSQADTPSELKVEEEHHLGLSSPPGSPLMAQPDFEPPSSMPEGDMSIGASDTQSSTALTPGHQEDGKTSVPLNSRDQPQLTPTMPGQFSNPTTPVDGSSYQNYPSYPSNASHSPSMVKPAVHPGQSPTLVNKGDIASKSLSGLESLVDQIPSLNEHETSSQHSAHSNSAPCSNPTTPGPPAGSAPFSPGHVPPTSSYQSYPGVSSSGASAYSTSHYGSPQSSHPYSPHYSSNSTNLSTNFSVSSLANSSISTTMSYSSAYDLGSPQASTSSFSVSSLTSSAPAPSPSMYSQSYSPAPPTAPGPPPSHSSYPDIMSPSMLAPTPPMGSSFMGSPSLMSSPTPMSSSMGSSSMGPMGALHSSMGMAGSQLPYPYSQYSEAAPGYPPPGHSTFPYPPTAPGFHVPSPRFPYPSPYANSPYTQGYSQNAVLERIKQTSMGMGFGGF from the exons ATGGAGGTGTTGGACGGCCGCCCAGCTCCCTCTAGCCCGGACCACAGCGACCCTCAAGCGCACCTCAATAT GGGCGGTGTGAGTCCCGCAGAGGGtcccactccccctgcccccccgccgccgccgccacagcAGCAGCCTCAACCCGACGGCTACTGGAATATGCACCTCGAGGTGCTCAG CAAGTTGAAGGGTGAGGGTAAGGACTGGTATGAGGGAGACAGCCTGGATGGTCTAGGACAGGCCGGTGCCCTAAAGCAAGAACCGGACCCGTATGCTCCTTACtctcacctccaccaacaccaccccatGACCCCAGAATCCATGCATGGACCCTCACTCAATGGACCACACAACGGACCACATAATGGACCACATAACGGACCACTCACTGGGCCTCACAACGGATCTCACATGGGGTACCCGCCTCTCCAGCAGCAGACCCAGCAGCATCAGCACTATCAGGGCTACCAGAGTCACCCTGGGATGGGGGACATGTCTCCCATGTCGCCCAACTACCAGGGGCACCCGAGACCTCCGCCTCACCCACAGCAGCACATGAACCAGCAGCACATGGGTCCGCAACATATGGGTCAGTACCCTGACCAGCAGCATATGGGTCACCCACACCCTGGCCAATACCCAGGCCAGCCCATGGGAGGTCACATGGGCCAGGGCTTGCCAGGTCAGGGCCACCCGGGTCACGAAGGACCCCCGGGTCGGGAAGGAGACCCATACAGCTTTGTGGACGAGTACAGCGGTCCACCTCCCAGACCGGTCGAGGAGATTCTTGGTCAGACGCAGCCCAAGAGAAGAGGGCGTAAACCAAAGCACATAAAGCTTATGGAAAATGG TGCTGTGCCGTGGTATGATGACTGCAGTGTGCACGCCACGACAGCTGCAGGGGTACACGAAACACCTGATGCAATCAGTATAAG TGGGGATCCATTAGCAATAGCTGCTGCTCAAGCTGCCCACGAAGCCAAGAAGCGCAAGTGGAAGCAATTAGGACCCGACGGCAAACCAGTCCTGTCGGTGGTCAAACAGCGGAAAAAAGTTGACCGATTTGATGGTATCCCGGAGGACGAAGTGACCAAGAAGACGTTACCCGACCACCTAGGACCTAACCTGGATATAGTCATT ATTGGAATAAATCCAGGTTTATTTGCGGCTTACAAGGGACACCATTATGCTGGCCCAGGAAACCACTTTT GGAAATGCTTATACCTGTCTGGCCTGATCCCCGAGCCACTTACTTCCGAGGATGACTTCCGATTACTGGAACATGGAATCGGCTTTACCAACATTGTTGCTCGTACAACAAGGGGCTCGGCAGATCTTACACGCAAGGAAATTAAAGaag GTGGACAGATATTATTGTCAAAATTGCAGCAGTTCCAGCCAAGAATTGCAGTCTTCAATGGTAAAGGCATTTATGAAATCTTTTCTGGGAAAAAGGAGTTCACCTTTGGCAGACAACCAGAAAAGATTGAGGGAACACGCACA catGTATGGGTGATGCCCTCGTCCTCGGCTCGATGTGCTCAGCTGCCCAGAGCCCTTGACAAGGTCCCGTTCTACACTGCTCTGAGGAAGTTCCGCGACTTCATCAAAGGAACCCTAGACGAGCTGAACGAGGAGGAGATTACCTTTGTGAACGTGAAAGCAAAGTCTTACAAAATGGAACATAGTGAGAAGCAGGAACATGGGTGTGAGGGGCAGCCCGGGGAGGTCTGTCCCACGTCTGACCCATTGAGCTCACCCATAGACGGAGACAGCATGTTGACCATCAAGGAGGAGCCTGACGTTTCCACCAAGCTTGAGGGTGACGTGGATGAGGACGAAATTAGTAAAAACATGCCCAAGACGCTCTTCAACCTGAATGGGATGACCAGAGAGCAGTTAGACTGTATGGACTGTCCCACAATACCCATCAGGAAAAAGCGTGGAAGGCCTAAGAAGACCCCAGATGATCCTAATGCTCCACCCCGTCCTCGGCCACGTCCGATGAACATGGATCCACTGCTGTTCAATGGTGAGGAGCCCatcaagaagaagagagggaggccgAAGAAGGTCCTGGAGGATGGGACGATACCCCCTCCCAAGCGACCAGGTCGAAAGCCGAAGGCGCTCAAGGAAATGCTTGCTGCTCAACAGCCGCCGCTTCCGCATTTACAGCAGCATCCCCAGCACCCACAGCCCCATCAGCCACATCAGCCCCATCAGCCGCATCAGCCCCATCAGCCGCATCAGCCCCATCAACCACATCAGCAACACCAGCCACAACCACATCCACAACACCAGCAACACCCACAACACCAACAACTAAGTCAGCAGCAACAACTAAGTCAACAGCAACAATTAAGTCAACAACAATCACTAAGTCAACAACAGCCTCCACAACCAGTGGGGATGACGCATATGAATGGCATGATGTCCCCAACGGGCTTTAGTCCCAACCCAGGTGCTCAGACTTTCTCTCCCCAGTATGGAGGCCACACCCCAGTGCATGGCGGAGGGAGCCTCACCCCCAACCACAATACTGGCAATCAGACCCCAGGTCACACTGCAGCCATGTTACCAAGAGGGCCTACACCCCAGCAGCAGTTTGGCCAGTCACCTGGTTACTCCCCTGGTCCAGTGAGCAGTCAGCtccagcagcagcaacagagTCAGCAGCAGCACAGAGCAACACCTTACAGCCAAGCTGACACACCATCAGAACTCAAGGTGGAAGAAGAACACCATTTAGGTCTGTCTTCTCCTCCTGGATCACCACTGATGGCCCAGCCGGATTTCGAGCCTCCTAGCAGTATGCCAGAAGGAGACATGTCTATTGGTGCTTCAGACACACAGAGCTCAACAGCCCTAACCCCAGGTCATCAGGAGGACGGGAAGACGTCTGTACCATTAAACTCTAGGGACCAGCCTCAGCTCACGCCAACTATGCCTGGCCAGTTCTCAAACCCTACAACCCCTGTTGATGGCAGTTCTTACCAGAACTACCCTTCTTATCCTTCCAATGCATCACATTCACCATCGATGGTCAAGCCTGCAGTACATCCTGGACAGTCTCCAACCTTGGTGAATAAGGGAGATATAGCGTCAAAGAGCTTGTCGGGCCTGGAGTCATTAGTGGACCAGATACCAAGCTTAAATGAGCATGAGACAAGCAGCCAACATTCTGCTCACTCTAACTCTGCCCCTTGTTCCAACCCAACCACTCCTGGCCCTCCTGCGGGGTCCGCCCCGTTCAGTCCTGGCCATGTTCCGCCCACCTCCTCTTATCAGAGCTACCCAGGGGTCAGCAGCTCAGGAGCTTCAGCATACTCCACCTCTCACTATGGCTCCCCACAGTCCTCACACCCATACTCCCCACACTACAGCTCCAACAGTACAAACCTCAGTACAAATTTCAGTGTGAGCTCACTGGCCAATAGCAGCATTAGTACGACTATGTCTTATAGCAGTGCTTATGATCTGGGGTCACCGCAAGCGTCGACCAGCTCATTTAGTGTGTCATCGTTGACGAGCAGTGCCCCTGCCCCCTCACCCTCCATGTACAGCCAGTcctattctcctgctcctccaacTGCTCCTGGGCCACCACCTTCTCACTCATCATACCCAGATATTATGAGCCCCTCCATGTTGGCTCCCACTCCTCCCATGGGCTCATCATTTATGGGATCCCCCAGTTTGATGAGTTCACCCACACCAATGAGCTCAAGTATGGGTAGCTCCTCAATGGGACCCATGGGTGCTCTACACTCCTCTATGGGAATGGCAGGGTCACAGCTACCATACCCATATTCACAATATAGTGAAGCTGCCCCTGGATACCCCCCTCCTGGGCACTCCACGTTCCCgtaccctcccacagctcctggGTTCCATGTTCCCTCCCCCCGCTTCCCCTACCCGTCCCCCTACGCTAACTCCCCCTATACTCAAGGCTACTCCCAGAATGCCGTGCTGGAGCGCATCAAGCAGACCAGTATGGGTATGGGCTTTGGGGGATTTTAA